In the genome of Gloeotrichia echinulata CP02, one region contains:
- a CDS encoding Uma2 family endonuclease, producing the protein MVLKYNLQTCLPSSEELPDSDETPVDNELQDLIPGLLKAILAFVWADRMDWFFGVDMGIYYDPEIPAIVPDGFLSLGVERFYDENLRPSYVLWEEEKLPIFVLEVVSPNYRGEYSTKKSKYADLGILYYIVYNPTRRRKPHLEVYQLINGEYQTLEGNPVWLGDIGLGIGIERGTYQGITREWVYWYNQQGERLLTPEEQAKQAQQRAFLLAEKLRSLGVDPDSII; encoded by the coding sequence ATGGTACTTAAATATAATCTTCAAACCTGCTTACCCTCATCTGAGGAACTACCAGACTCTGACGAAACGCCAGTGGATAACGAATTACAAGATTTGATTCCCGGTTTACTCAAAGCAATATTAGCTTTTGTCTGGGCAGACCGGATGGATTGGTTTTTTGGCGTTGATATGGGGATTTACTATGACCCAGAAATCCCAGCTATAGTCCCAGATGGATTTTTGAGTTTGGGAGTAGAACGATTTTATGATGAAAATCTCCGCCCCAGTTATGTGTTGTGGGAAGAAGAAAAACTACCGATATTCGTCCTAGAAGTAGTATCGCCAAACTATCGCGGTGAATATTCCACGAAAAAAAGCAAATATGCCGACTTGGGTATTCTATATTATATCGTCTATAATCCCACACGCCGCCGCAAACCACATCTAGAAGTTTACCAACTCATCAATGGCGAGTATCAAACCCTGGAAGGAAACCCCGTTTGGCTGGGTGACATTGGTTTGGGAATTGGAATCGAACGGGGAACATATCAAGGCATTACGCGGGAGTGGGTGTATTGGTACAATCAACAAGGAGAAAGATTATTAACCCCAGAAGAACAAGCAAAACAAGCACAGCAACGCGCTTTCTTATTAGCCGAAAAATTGCGATCGCTTGGCGTTGACCCCGATTCTATTATTTAA
- a CDS encoding helix-turn-helix domain-containing protein produces the protein MRCQLRVILTELEKQTLEQLRRSQDVPQRTKDRAQVLLLNARGLKNEDIAQGLDWAVSTVRQTLHRWKKLGLVGLWDAPGRGGKCRYSELDLIYVENCLNQESRTYNFQQLAQKLASERQVYLSPDRLRRVLKQRRALGKPAIQHQINHNYGNFH, from the coding sequence ATGAGATGCCAACTGAGAGTTATTCTAACAGAACTAGAAAAACAAACCCTGGAACAATTGAGGAGATCTCAAGATGTTCCTCAACGTACCAAAGACCGCGCTCAAGTTTTACTGCTGAATGCTCGTGGTTTAAAAAATGAAGACATTGCTCAAGGTTTAGATTGGGCGGTTTCAACAGTACGTCAAACTCTTCATCGCTGGAAAAAACTGGGATTAGTCGGATTGTGGGATGCTCCAGGTCGCGGGGGAAAATGTCGATATTCAGAACTAGACTTGATTTATGTAGAAAATTGTTTAAATCAAGAGTCAAGAACTTATAACTTCCAACAACTAGCACAAAAACTCGCTTCAGAACGCCAAGTTTATTTGAGTCCTGACCGACTAAGACGGGTACTCAAACAAAGGAGAGCGTTGGGAAAACCAGCAATACAACACCAAATCAATCACAATTACGGCAATTTTCATTGA
- a CDS encoding bifunctional serine/threonine-protein kinase/formylglycine-generating enzyme family protein, whose protein sequence is MSILAGRYEITQTLGGGGFAITFLARDILQPSKPLCVVKQLRPNQSHPRVVEFFEKEAAILERLGKHPQIPQLLAHFSENQNLYIVQEFIQGQDLGKEIVPGKRLSEQYATRLLQDILEVLSFVHSQGVIHRDIKPQNLMRRHLDGKIFLIDFGAVKELGTLMVNTQGEVASSVVIGTPGYMPNEQKNGKPCLASDVYAVGMTVIQALTGVLPFDLQEEPLTGEIIWRDQAQVSDHLAEVLTKMVRRHFSLRYLQATEAQQAFTSAQLSPIAPTVVVNVAKEVYLQEATTRAEQGQGNFSVFGLRILESKRVELGLSPDEAREIHEQVLKPYREYERKLQEYEQALIDAVNQQYPFNQATQKDLQEYQQYLGLRDEDIVAIQARVFPQKPQPKPSPTPIFPPKSTPGIQTQPFEFETATLTVNNSGFLGIGKTWEINRRRGRAEYFSENLDNGVMIDMVAIPGGKFLMGSPENEEGRKSDESPQHTVTIQPFFMGKFAVTQAQWRAVAAFGKINIDLNPDPSNFKGANRPVEKVSWDDAVEFCARLSKRTGKVYRLPSEAEWEYACRGGTTTPFYCGETITTDLVNYNGNYRYASAPKGEYREETTEVGKFPANPFGLFDMHGNIWEWCEDVYNEDYQLAPKDGSAWLTSKDNEKKLLRGGSWNYLARYCRCAIRVRLARRDRNVNVGFRVVAVAVG, encoded by the coding sequence GTGAGTATACTGGCTGGACGCTACGAAATTACTCAGACATTAGGCGGTGGGGGATTTGCAATTACTTTCCTCGCACGTGATATTCTGCAACCCAGTAAACCTTTGTGTGTGGTTAAGCAATTACGTCCTAACCAGTCCCATCCCCGCGTTGTCGAATTCTTTGAAAAAGAAGCGGCTATTTTGGAAAGACTGGGGAAACATCCGCAAATTCCCCAATTACTCGCACATTTTAGCGAAAACCAAAATCTTTATATTGTTCAAGAGTTTATTCAAGGACAAGACCTGGGTAAAGAAATCGTTCCAGGTAAACGATTGAGTGAGCAATATGCGACCAGATTATTGCAAGATATCTTGGAAGTTTTGTCCTTTGTCCATAGTCAAGGAGTAATTCACCGCGACATCAAACCCCAAAATCTCATGCGCCGCCATCTTGATGGTAAAATTTTCTTGATTGACTTTGGGGCGGTGAAGGAACTGGGAACGTTGATGGTGAATACTCAAGGTGAAGTCGCATCCAGCGTTGTCATTGGGACACCTGGATATATGCCTAATGAACAAAAAAATGGTAAACCTTGTTTAGCTAGTGATGTTTATGCTGTGGGGATGACGGTAATTCAAGCTTTGACCGGCGTTTTACCTTTTGATTTACAAGAAGAACCGTTGACTGGTGAAATTATTTGGCGCGACCAAGCACAGGTGAGCGATCATTTAGCCGAAGTGTTAACTAAAATGGTGCGTCGTCACTTCAGTTTGCGCTATCTTCAAGCAACAGAGGCACAGCAAGCTTTCACATCAGCACAATTATCGCCCATCGCACCCACAGTTGTGGTTAATGTTGCCAAAGAAGTATACCTTCAAGAAGCCACAACTCGCGCCGAACAAGGACAGGGAAATTTTTCGGTCTTTGGTTTGAGAATATTGGAATCTAAGCGGGTTGAGTTGGGGTTATCTCCAGATGAAGCGAGGGAAATTCACGAACAAGTTCTCAAACCCTATCGGGAGTATGAGCGGAAGTTACAGGAATATGAACAAGCGTTGATTGACGCGGTTAATCAACAATATCCTTTTAATCAAGCGACGCAAAAGGATTTACAAGAGTATCAGCAATATTTAGGATTACGCGATGAGGATATCGTCGCGATCCAAGCACGGGTTTTTCCCCAAAAACCACAGCCAAAGCCATCACCTACACCGATTTTTCCGCCAAAATCGACTCCAGGTATTCAAACTCAGCCTTTTGAATTTGAAACCGCTACTCTAACGGTAAACAACTCAGGATTTTTAGGGATAGGAAAAACTTGGGAAATTAACCGTAGACGCGGACGCGCTGAGTATTTTAGCGAAAACCTGGATAATGGTGTTATGATCGATATGGTCGCCATTCCTGGCGGAAAATTTCTCATGGGTTCCCCAGAGAATGAGGAAGGACGAAAAAGTGATGAAAGTCCACAGCACACCGTCACCATTCAACCCTTTTTCATGGGTAAATTTGCTGTAACCCAAGCTCAATGGCGAGCTGTTGCGGCTTTTGGTAAAATAAATATTGATTTAAATCCCGACCCATCCAATTTTAAAGGTGCGAATCGTCCTGTTGAAAAAGTTTCTTGGGATGATGCAGTTGAGTTTTGCGCTCGATTATCTAAAAGGACTGGAAAAGTCTATCGCTTACCAAGTGAAGCTGAATGGGAATACGCTTGTCGTGGGGGAACGACTACCCCGTTTTATTGTGGGGAAACCATTACGACTGATTTAGTCAACTACAACGGTAACTATCGCTACGCCTCTGCACCCAAAGGTGAATATCGTGAAGAAACTACAGAAGTAGGAAAATTTCCTGCCAACCCCTTTGGTTTATTTGATATGCATGGTAATATATGGGAATGGTGCGAAGATGTGTATAACGAGGATTACCAGCTAGCACCGAAAGATGGAAGTGCGTGGTTAACTAGTAAAGACAATGAGAAAAAGCTGCTGCGTGGCGGTTCGTGGAACTACCTTGCTAGGTACTGTCGCTGTGCCATTCGTGTTAGGCTCGCACGCAGGGATCGTAACGTCAATGTTGGTTTTCGCGTTGTGGCTGTCGCGGTGGGGTGA
- a CDS encoding DNA polymerase III subunit alpha encodes MSFVPLHIHSDYSLLDGASQLPELVDRAIALEMTAIALTDHGVMYGAVELIKICRSKNIKPILGNEMYIINGDIEKQERRPKYHQVVLAKNTKGYKNLVKLTTISHLQGIQGKGIFSRPCINKDLLKQYHEGLIITSACLGGEIPQAILSNRPDAARKIAQWYKDVFADDYYLEIQDHGSQEDRIVNVEIVKIARELGIKVVATNDSHFISCFDVEAHDALLCIQTGKLIVEENRMRYSGTEYLKSGEEMKLLFRDHLTDDVIAKAIATTQEVADKVEPYNIMGDPQIPTPPIPSGHTPDTYAEEVAWHGLLERLNRKSRNEVDPVYKERLEYELKMIQQMGFSTYFLVVWDYIKFARDNNIPVGPGRGSAAGSLVAYAMRITNIDPVHHGLLFERFLNPERKSMPDIDTDFCIDQRDKVIEYVTEKYGKERVAQIITFNRLTSKAVLKDVARVLDVPYRDADEMAKFIPVVRGKPTKLKVMISDTTPEPKFKEKYDTDPNVRRWIDMAIRIEGTNKTFGVHAAGVVISAEPLDELVPLQKNNDGSVITQYFMEDLESLGLLKMDFLGLRNLTLIQNTIDLIAQNKGYRLDPDEITGQERKAQKILAKGEHTVLPKDVQKSYELLEAGDLEGIFQLESSGMKQIVRDLKPSNIEDISSILALYRPGPLDAGLIPKFINRKHGRENIDYESEILEPILNETYGIMVYQEQIMKIAQDMAGYSLGQADLLRRAMGKKKVAEMEKQQEKFIDGSTKNGVKKQVAEQLFKDMLKFAEYCLSYDTEVVTVEYGVLPIGEIVEKNIECNIYSIDKYGNIYTQPVVQWHHRGQQEVFEYCLEDGSVIRATKDHKFMTTDGEMLPIDEIFARGLDLLQVHGVPE; translated from the coding sequence ATGTCCTTTGTTCCTTTACATATTCACAGTGATTACAGCCTACTTGATGGCGCCAGTCAGTTACCAGAGTTGGTGGATCGAGCGATCGCTCTGGAGATGACGGCGATCGCTCTGACGGATCATGGTGTGATGTATGGTGCGGTGGAATTGATTAAAATCTGTCGCAGTAAGAATATTAAGCCAATTCTCGGCAATGAAATGTATATCATTAATGGCGATATCGAAAAGCAAGAACGCCGTCCTAAATATCATCAAGTTGTTTTGGCTAAGAATACCAAAGGGTACAAAAATTTAGTCAAATTAACTACGATTTCTCATTTGCAAGGTATTCAAGGTAAAGGAATTTTTTCCCGTCCTTGCATTAATAAAGATTTATTAAAACAATATCATGAAGGTTTAATTATCACCAGTGCTTGTTTGGGTGGCGAAATTCCCCAAGCAATTCTCAGTAATAGACCAGATGCAGCGCGAAAAATTGCCCAGTGGTATAAAGATGTATTTGCTGATGATTATTATTTAGAAATTCAAGACCACGGCTCTCAAGAAGACCGTATTGTTAACGTCGAAATTGTCAAAATTGCGCGGGAACTAGGCATTAAAGTTGTTGCTACTAATGATTCCCATTTTATTTCTTGCTTTGATGTAGAAGCACATGATGCTTTGCTCTGTATTCAAACTGGTAAGCTAATTGTTGAAGAAAATCGGATGCGTTATAGCGGCACTGAGTATCTGAAATCTGGCGAAGAAATGAAGCTGCTATTTCGTGACCATTTAACTGATGATGTCATCGCTAAAGCCATAGCGACTACTCAAGAAGTGGCTGATAAAGTTGAGCCTTACAATATTATGGGTGATCCGCAGATACCCACCCCACCCATTCCTTCTGGTCATACTCCTGATACCTATGCTGAAGAAGTAGCTTGGCACGGACTTTTAGAAAGATTAAATCGCAAATCCCGTAATGAGGTCGATCCAGTCTATAAGGAAAGATTGGAATACGAACTCAAAATGATTCAACAAATGGGTTTTTCTACCTATTTTTTAGTTGTGTGGGACTATATCAAATTTGCTAGAGATAACAACATTCCCGTGGGTCCAGGACGCGGTTCAGCCGCAGGTTCTTTAGTAGCTTATGCGATGCGAATTACTAATATTGACCCTGTGCATCATGGGCTACTATTCGAGCGATTCTTAAATCCAGAACGGAAATCTATGCCGGATATTGATACGGATTTCTGCATCGACCAGCGCGATAAAGTAATTGAATACGTAACTGAGAAATATGGGAAAGAGCGAGTAGCCCAAATTATTACTTTTAACCGCCTGACATCTAAAGCTGTCTTAAAAGATGTCGCCAGGGTATTAGATGTTCCCTACAGAGACGCCGATGAAATGGCGAAATTTATTCCTGTAGTTCGGGGTAAACCTACAAAATTGAAGGTGATGATTTCTGATACAACCCCGGAACCAAAGTTTAAAGAAAAATATGACACAGACCCCAATGTCCGCCGTTGGATTGACATGGCTATACGAATTGAAGGGACTAACAAAACTTTTGGCGTCCATGCGGCTGGGGTGGTGATTTCGGCTGAACCTTTAGATGAACTTGTACCACTACAAAAAAATAATGATGGTTCAGTTATTACCCAGTATTTTATGGAAGACCTGGAATCTTTGGGATTGTTAAAAATGGACTTTCTGGGTTTGCGGAATCTCACCCTGATTCAAAATACTATAGATTTAATTGCCCAAAATAAAGGCTATCGTCTAGACCCCGATGAAATTACCGGTCAAGAAAGAAAGGCTCAGAAAATTCTAGCCAAAGGCGAACATACTGTTTTACCAAAAGATGTGCAAAAATCTTATGAACTTTTAGAAGCTGGGGATTTAGAAGGGATATTTCAATTAGAATCATCGGGGATGAAACAGATAGTCCGAGATTTGAAGCCTTCAAATATTGAAGATATTTCTTCTATTTTGGCATTGTATCGACCAGGCCCTTTAGATGCAGGACTCATCCCCAAATTTATTAACCGCAAACATGGAAGGGAGAATATCGACTATGAAAGCGAGATCCTCGAACCGATATTAAATGAAACCTATGGCATCATGGTCTATCAAGAGCAAATCATGAAAATTGCTCAAGATATGGCGGGATATTCACTGGGACAAGCTGACTTACTACGCCGCGCAATGGGTAAAAAGAAAGTTGCAGAAATGGAGAAGCAACAGGAAAAGTTTATCGATGGCTCAACAAAAAACGGCGTGAAAAAGCAAGTAGCCGAGCAATTATTTAAGGATATGTTGAAGTTCGCGGAATATTGTTTAAGCTATGATACAGAAGTTGTCACAGTAGAATATGGCGTGCTTCCCATTGGCGAAATTGTGGAAAAGAACATTGAATGCAATATCTATAGTATTGATAAATATGGGAATATTTACACCCAACCTGTAGTACAGTGGCATCATCGCGGTCAACAGGAAGTATTTGAATATTGTTTGGAAGATGGTTCAGTAATTCGGGCGACTAAAGACCATAAATTTATGACTACTGATGGGGAAATGTTGCCGATTGATGAGATATTTGCACGGGGATTAGATTTACTGCAGGTGCATGGGGTACCGGAATAA
- a CDS encoding XisI protein has product MATINEYREYIQKLLNEHARLVWDERIQAQTIFDTERDHYQLVYVGWRDSQRVYGTVLHLDIIDGKIWIQQDGTEVGIANELVELGVSCQDIVLGFDPPKMRHYTDFAVG; this is encoded by the coding sequence ATGGCTACCATCAATGAATATCGAGAATATATCCAAAAATTGCTAAACGAACACGCCAGACTAGTGTGGGACGAGCGCATACAAGCCCAAACAATTTTCGATACCGAACGCGATCACTACCAATTAGTGTACGTTGGCTGGCGTGATTCCCAGCGAGTCTATGGTACTGTCCTGCATCTGGATATTATCGACGGCAAAATTTGGATTCAGCAAGATGGTACAGAAGTTGGCATTGCTAATGAATTGGTAGAACTCGGTGTTTCTTGTCAGGATATTGTTTTGGGATTTGACCCTCCGAAAATGCGACACTATACCGACTTCGCAGTGGGATGA
- a CDS encoding transposase yields MRQVEKHIIKEGHDWFDYCSDITTISRQLYNTAQFTQRQGFFYGWGTQLQASLDTLFKQNENYKAISAKVAQLVLKQNADAWIAYYKALVAYKLEPTKFTGRPKPPNYVDDKNLVKFNNQAIGKREFNKGFIIPSMSPIRIPVKPGLKFEDLCEVRIIPKTGCFVIEIVYEITELSEFFCSLNPELNAAIDIGLDNLATIVFNDLAIQPIIVNGKPLKSANQFYNKQVAKFRGFLPHGKAKSRRIANIVRNRNQFIDSYLHQSTKMIVDQLLSLGVTHASIGKNEQWKTRLNLGKRTNQNFTQIPHAKFIEMLTYKLVRVGITVKVAEESYTSKASAIDWDIIPTYQPNNKIKHVFSGKRVKRAWYISKDGLKIHADVNAGYNIGRKSNPEGFDCLQSVLRDRGCLVVHPRRITPLFKRVHAESRVA; encoded by the coding sequence ATGCGTCAAGTAGAAAAGCACATAATCAAAGAAGGACATGACTGGTTTGATTATTGTAGTGACATTACCACTATTTCTCGACAGCTTTATAACACTGCTCAATTCACTCAACGCCAAGGTTTTTTCTACGGATGGGGAACTCAATTACAAGCTAGCTTAGACACTTTATTTAAACAAAATGAGAATTACAAAGCAATAAGCGCAAAAGTAGCTCAACTCGTATTAAAACAGAATGCAGATGCGTGGATTGCTTACTACAAAGCATTAGTGGCTTATAAACTTGAACCAACTAAGTTCACTGGTAGACCAAAACCACCTAATTATGTTGATGACAAAAACTTAGTGAAATTCAATAATCAAGCAATTGGTAAAAGAGAATTTAATAAAGGTTTCATTATCCCATCAATGTCGCCAATCAGGATTCCAGTAAAGCCTGGACTAAAGTTTGAGGACTTGTGTGAGGTACGAATTATCCCAAAAACTGGATGCTTCGTTATCGAAATAGTCTATGAAATTACCGAGTTGTCAGAGTTTTTTTGTAGTTTGAATCCTGAACTGAATGCGGCGATAGATATTGGTTTAGATAATCTAGCGACGATTGTTTTCAATGATCTAGCAATACAACCAATTATTGTAAATGGTAAACCATTGAAATCAGCCAACCAGTTTTATAACAAGCAGGTTGCCAAGTTTCGAGGTTTTCTGCCTCATGGTAAAGCTAAATCAAGGCGAATCGCAAATATCGTCCGCAACCGTAATCAATTTATAGATTCATATTTGCATCAATCCACAAAAATGATTGTGGATCAACTTCTATCTCTTGGTGTAACTCACGCCTCAATCGGGAAAAACGAACAATGGAAAACACGTCTTAATTTAGGTAAACGTACAAACCAAAATTTTACTCAAATACCACATGCTAAATTTATCGAAATGCTGACTTACAAATTAGTTAGAGTCGGTATTACCGTTAAGGTAGCAGAAGAATCTTACACAAGTAAGGCTTCAGCGATTGATTGGGACATCATCCCAACTTATCAACCTAACAACAAGATCAAGCATGTATTCTCAGGAAAACGTGTCAAACGTGCGTGGTATATCAGTAAAGATGGTTTGAAGATTCATGCTGACGTGAACGCAGGCTACAACATCGGCAGAAAAAGTAATCCTGAAGGATTTGACTGTCTCCAGTCTGTTCTAAGGGATAGGGGGTGTCTGGTAGTACATCCAAGGCGGATAACTCCACTATTTAAGCGTGTCCATGCTGAAAGTAGAGTCGCTTAA
- a CDS encoding element excision factor XisH family protein, which yields MSAKDAFHEVVKSALERDGWLITHDPYPLQAGTFDLAIDLGAEKVIAAEREGMKIAVEIKSFLGPSKISEFYRALGQFIAYRAALGVQDTKRVLYLAISSNIYEGFFITPFIQGLIEQNQMLLLIYNIDGEVIERWLPSMNIENISKNC from the coding sequence GTGTCTGCTAAAGATGCTTTCCATGAAGTAGTCAAAAGCGCTCTCGAGAGAGATGGGTGGTTGATTACCCATGACCCTTATCCTCTACAAGCGGGTACATTTGACTTAGCGATTGACCTCGGTGCAGAAAAAGTAATTGCAGCCGAGAGAGAGGGAATGAAAATAGCTGTAGAAATCAAAAGTTTTCTCGGACCATCGAAGATTTCGGAATTTTACCGAGCATTGGGACAATTCATAGCATATAGGGCTGCTCTTGGCGTCCAAGATACAAAACGGGTTTTGTATCTAGCCATTTCCAGCAACATTTACGAGGGATTTTTTATCACTCCGTTCATTCAGGGACTGATTGAGCAAAACCAGATGCTGTTGTTAATCTACAATATTGATGGGGAGGTAATTGAACGATGGCTACCATCAATGAATATCGAGAATATATCCAAAAATTGCTAA
- a CDS encoding diflavin flavoprotein, with translation MVAMSTTGNANTENVQHRLTIQTVKIAPNTTAIRSLDWDRDRFDIEFGLQNGTTYNSYLIQGDLTVLIDTSHQKFRHLYLETLKSLVNPKAIDYIIVSHTEPDHSGLVEDVLQLAPRATVLASKIALQFLEGLVHDPFSKRIVKSGDRIDIGKGHEIEFVSAPNLHWPDTIFSYDRKTETIYTCDAFGMHFCDDRTFDEDLEAIEADFRFYYDCLMGPNARSLLNAMKRMGDLGKIKIIANGHGPLLYHHLDILTQCYQSWSQRQAKAETVVGLFYVSEYGFGDQLVQAIGEGIQKTGVGIEMIDLSSAELQEIQELAGRAAGIVIGMPPTTAVAAQAGISSLLSVAKNKQFFGLFECYGGDDEPIDTIRRKFIDLGVKEAFPAIRIKEAPTAATYQLCQEAGTDLGQVLMRERNKQQIKSLDVNMEKALGRISSGLYIVTTKKDGVSSAMLASWVSQASMQPLGFTIAVAKDRAIDALMQIGDRFVLNVLEEGNYQELKKHFLKRLPPGADRFTGVKTQIAKNGSPILTDALAYMECEVQTSIECSDHWILYCTVQEGRVSKADGLTAVRHRKVGNYY, from the coding sequence ATGGTAGCGATGTCTACGACTGGCAATGCGAATACAGAGAACGTTCAGCATCGGCTAACTATACAAACTGTAAAAATTGCCCCGAATACAACGGCGATTCGCTCTCTTGATTGGGATCGCGATCGCTTTGATATCGAATTCGGATTGCAAAATGGTACAACTTACAATTCCTATCTAATTCAAGGTGATTTGACAGTTTTGATAGATACTTCTCACCAGAAGTTTCGTCATCTGTATTTAGAAACCCTGAAAAGCTTGGTTAATCCCAAGGCGATTGATTACATAATTGTTAGTCACACAGAACCAGACCATAGCGGATTGGTTGAGGATGTATTGCAGTTAGCGCCTAGAGCGACTGTTTTAGCGTCTAAAATTGCGCTGCAGTTTTTAGAAGGCTTGGTACACGATCCATTTTCTAAGCGGATTGTTAAAAGTGGCGATCGCATAGATATCGGTAAAGGACACGAAATCGAATTCGTGAGTGCGCCTAATCTACACTGGCCTGATACTATCTTCAGCTATGACCGCAAAACCGAAACCATCTACACCTGTGATGCTTTTGGGATGCACTTCTGTGATGACCGCACTTTTGACGAAGATTTAGAAGCGATTGAAGCTGACTTTAGATTTTATTACGATTGTTTGATGGGTCCCAATGCTCGCTCTTTGCTAAATGCAATGAAACGCATGGGTGATTTAGGGAAAATTAAAATAATTGCCAACGGTCACGGGCCATTACTTTACCATCATCTCGACATTCTGACACAGTGTTACCAAAGTTGGAGTCAAAGACAAGCCAAAGCAGAAACTGTCGTCGGCTTGTTTTATGTTTCCGAATACGGATTTGGTGATCAACTAGTTCAAGCGATTGGGGAAGGAATCCAGAAAACTGGAGTAGGGATTGAAATGATCGATCTCAGTTCCGCTGAACTCCAAGAAATTCAAGAATTAGCAGGTAGAGCAGCTGGTATCGTTATTGGTATGCCACCAACTACAGCTGTTGCAGCACAAGCTGGTATCAGTTCCCTGCTATCTGTCGCCAAAAATAAACAATTTTTTGGCTTATTTGAATGTTACGGCGGTGATGACGAACCGATTGATACTATCCGCAGAAAATTTATCGATTTGGGAGTCAAAGAAGCCTTCCCAGCAATACGGATTAAAGAAGCACCCACAGCCGCTACATATCAATTATGCCAAGAAGCGGGGACAGACTTGGGACAAGTGCTGATGCGCGAACGCAACAAGCAGCAAATCAAGTCCCTCGATGTGAACATGGAAAAAGCCTTGGGTCGAATTAGCAGCGGATTGTATATCGTCACAACCAAAAAAGATGGTGTTAGCAGTGCTATGCTGGCATCTTGGGTAAGTCAAGCGAGTATGCAACCCCTAGGATTTACCATTGCTGTTGCTAAAGACCGCGCCATTGATGCTCTCATGCAAATAGGCGATCGCTTCGTTCTCAATGTCCTAGAAGAAGGTAACTATCAGGAACTGAAAAAGCACTTCCTCAAACGCTTACCTCCTGGTGCTGACAGATTTACTGGCGTCAAAACCCAAATAGCCAAAAATGGTTCGCCAATTTTGACAGATGCTTTAGCCTACATGGAATGTGAAGTGCAAACCAGCATCGAATGTAGCGACCACTGGATTTTATATTGTACCGTCCAAGAAGGACGTGTTTCTAAAGCCGATGGACTCACAGCTGTTCGTCATCGCAAAGTAGGGAATTATTACTAA
- a CDS encoding class I SAM-dependent methyltransferase produces the protein MTNQINLWSSADHALRYLAKADKIPHRTEGEAVLLEHVPKTVKRILDLGTGDGRLLGLLKIDRPQVESVAVDFSQTMLDAVKTRFAQDATVQVLAHNFDEPLPELGFFDTVVSSFAIHHVSHHRKLSLYTEIFQILEPGGIFCNLEHVASPTPALHEHFLQQLGIVPENDDPSNQLLDVETQLGWLRQIGFNDVDCYWKWLELALLIGIKPSSGNSKK, from the coding sequence GTGACTAATCAAATCAACCTCTGGAGTTCTGCTGACCATGCTTTACGCTATCTGGCGAAAGCAGATAAAATACCTCATCGCACCGAAGGTGAAGCAGTCTTGCTAGAACATGTCCCCAAGACTGTAAAGCGGATTCTGGATTTGGGAACCGGAGATGGTCGCTTACTCGGATTACTGAAAATTGACCGTCCCCAAGTTGAAAGCGTGGCTGTGGATTTTTCCCAAACCATGCTCGATGCGGTAAAAACTCGCTTTGCACAGGATGCAACGGTGCAAGTATTAGCACATAACTTTGATGAACCCTTACCTGAATTAGGTTTTTTTGATACCGTTGTCTCTAGCTTTGCTATCCACCATGTTAGCCACCATCGCAAACTTTCACTATATACTGAAATCTTCCAAATACTAGAACCTGGGGGAATTTTCTGCAATTTGGAACACGTTGCTTCCCCAACTCCCGCGCTACACGAGCATTTTTTGCAGCAACTCGGTATTGTACCGGAAAATGATGACCCCTCGAATCAACTTTTAGACGTAGAAACACAACTGGGTTGGCTACGACAAATTGGCTTTAATGATGTGGACTGCTACTGGAAGTGGTTAGAATTGGCGCTATTGATTGGGATAAAACCTAGCTCAGGGAACTCCAAAAAATAA